The following coding sequences are from one Rathayibacter sp. SW19 window:
- a CDS encoding metal-dependent transcriptional regulator has product MSVSDLTNTAQDYLKVIWAATEWTPTPITVKQLAERMGVRAATVSDGIRRLAEQGMLEHEPYGSIELTATGRAHAIAMVRRHRLIETFLVETLGYGWDEVHDEAEILEHAVSDTLIDRIDAALGRPARDPHGDPIPTAGGDPRRPDAVQLRAAETGAPLIVARISDADPAVLRYLADKGIRVDARLSVAEHRPFAGDVTVHLEGPGETIELGERASDAVWVSAFSARSATRSRPR; this is encoded by the coding sequence ATGTCTGTGTCCGATCTCACGAACACGGCTCAGGACTACCTCAAGGTGATCTGGGCGGCGACGGAGTGGACCCCGACTCCGATCACCGTGAAGCAGCTCGCCGAGCGGATGGGCGTGCGGGCAGCCACCGTCTCAGACGGCATCCGCCGCCTGGCCGAGCAGGGCATGCTGGAACACGAGCCCTATGGCAGCATCGAGCTGACCGCAACCGGTCGCGCCCATGCGATCGCAATGGTGCGCCGCCATCGCCTGATAGAGACCTTCCTTGTCGAGACGCTCGGCTACGGCTGGGACGAGGTGCACGACGAGGCCGAGATTCTCGAGCACGCCGTCTCCGACACGCTGATCGACCGCATCGATGCGGCACTCGGGCGCCCAGCGCGCGACCCGCATGGTGACCCCATCCCGACCGCGGGCGGCGATCCGCGCCGGCCCGACGCCGTGCAGCTGCGCGCAGCCGAGACCGGTGCGCCTCTCATCGTCGCGCGAATTTCGGATGCCGACCCCGCCGTGCTGCGCTATCTCGCGGACAAAGGCATCCGCGTGGATGCACGACTGTCCGTTGCGGAGCATCGCCCGTTCGCGGGCGACGTCACCGTGCACCTCGAGGGGCCCGGCGAGACGATCGAGCTGGGCGAGCGCGCATCCGATGCGGTGTGGGTGTCTGCATTCAGTGCGCGATCAGCAACACGATCAAGGCCCCGTTGA
- a CDS encoding Nramp family divalent metal transporter, which produces MALELQSRTREGRRRPSKRMLFLLGPAFVASIAYVDPGNVAANITAGARFGYLLVWVLVAANAMAMLVQYQSSKLGLVTGRTLPELIGERLGTRGRRAFWLQAEAVAAATDIAEVIGGAVALNLLFGLPLIVGGVIVGIVSMLLLAVQSRRGQRSFEGVIMALLAIITIGFVAGLFVSPVDWSAAAGGLLPRFNGPETVLLAASMLGATVMPHAIYLHSSLARDRHGASNDVGRLKRLVRASRWDVLIALVIAGAVNVAMLLLAAASLSGGGASGIDTSTIEGAHAAITASLGPAIGAIFAVGLLASGLASTSVGSYAGAIIMSGLLKVRIPLLVRRVVTLIPALIILGIGIEPTWALVLSQVFLSLGIPFAIIPLIRLTGDARVMGVHVDAWWTRVAAWVSAGLIVVLNGALIVLLIAH; this is translated from the coding sequence ATGGCCCTCGAGCTTCAGTCGCGAACGCGTGAGGGTCGACGACGCCCCAGCAAGCGGATGCTGTTCCTGCTCGGCCCCGCGTTCGTCGCCTCGATCGCCTACGTGGATCCGGGCAACGTCGCCGCCAACATCACAGCGGGCGCCCGCTTCGGCTACCTGCTGGTCTGGGTGCTCGTCGCCGCCAATGCGATGGCGATGCTGGTGCAGTACCAATCGTCCAAGCTTGGTCTGGTCACCGGTCGCACACTGCCAGAACTCATCGGGGAGCGGCTCGGCACCCGGGGGCGCCGCGCATTCTGGCTGCAGGCTGAGGCCGTCGCTGCAGCGACGGACATCGCTGAGGTGATCGGCGGCGCCGTCGCGCTGAACCTGCTGTTCGGGTTGCCGCTCATCGTGGGCGGCGTGATCGTGGGCATCGTGTCGATGCTGCTGCTGGCGGTGCAGTCCCGCCGGGGCCAGCGCTCGTTCGAGGGCGTGATCATGGCGCTGCTCGCGATCATTACGATCGGCTTCGTCGCCGGATTGTTCGTGAGCCCCGTTGACTGGTCGGCGGCAGCGGGCGGGCTGTTGCCGCGCTTCAACGGACCGGAAACCGTGCTGCTGGCGGCGAGCATGCTCGGCGCCACCGTGATGCCGCACGCCATCTACCTGCACTCGTCGCTCGCGCGCGACCGGCACGGCGCCTCGAACGATGTGGGGCGGCTGAAGCGTCTGGTGCGCGCCAGCCGATGGGATGTTCTGATCGCCCTGGTCATCGCCGGCGCGGTCAATGTCGCCATGTTGTTGCTGGCGGCCGCGAGCCTGAGCGGCGGAGGCGCATCCGGCATCGATACCAGCACGATCGAGGGTGCGCACGCCGCGATCACAGCGAGCCTGGGGCCCGCGATCGGGGCGATCTTCGCGGTCGGGCTGCTGGCATCCGGCCTCGCATCGACCTCAGTCGGCAGTTACGCGGGCGCGATCATCATGTCCGGCCTGTTGAAGGTGCGCATCCCGCTGTTGGTGCGCCGCGTCGTCACGCTGATCCCGGCCTTGATCATTCTCGGGATCGGCATCGAACCCACCTGGGCTCTCGTGCTCAGCCAGGTGTTCCTGAGTCTCGGCATTCCGTTCGCGATCATCCCACTGATCCGACTGACCGGCGACGCCCGCGTGATGGGCGTGCACGTCGACGCCTGGTGGACGCGGGTCGCCGCCTGGGTCTCTGCCGGCCTGATCGTCGTGCTCAACGGGGCCTTGATCGTGTTGCTGATCGCGCACTGA